TTCACCGTCACCCCCTGACCAACAACCGTACCGATACCAACCAAAACCGGGAGAGTTCTCGTGATCAAGCGCGTTGAGAAGACCAAGATCATGCACCGCGTCGTCGTCAGCAACGGCATCGCCTTCCTCGGCGGCATCATCGCCGACGACGTCAGCGTCGGCATGCAGGAGCAGACCGCCCAGATCTGCAAGAAGCTGGACGCCGTGCTCGCCATGGCCGGCACCGACAAGACGAAGCTGCTGTCCGCCCAGCTCTTCATCACCGACATGAAGGCCAAGGACGCCATGAACGCCGCGTGGCTGGAATGGCTGAACGGCGACGACCTGCCGGCCCGCGCCACCATCGGCGTCGCCGACCTGGGCGACCCGTCGATCCTGATCGAGGTCGTGGTGACGGCGGCCGTTTAACGGCCGATAAAAAAGAACGGGGGCGCCCGGCACCGTCATGGTGCGGCGGGCGCCCCCGGTCAACGTTCCCGACCGTGATCGGCGGTCGGCCTCACGCCATGTCCTCACGCCATGTGGCGGAGGACTTCGTTGCTGCCGCGCCAGATCATGTCGAGAGCGACGTAGGAGATGATGGCGAGGCCGACCCAGCCGATCCAGCGGTGCTTGTGCAGCACATGCGCGATCATGTTGGCCGCGGCACCCATCAGGACGACCGACAGGACCAGACCGATCACCAGGATGGTCGGGTGTTCCTTGGCCGCACCGGCCACCGCCAGCACGTTGTCGAGCGACATCGACACGTCGGCCACGACGATCTGCCAGATGGCCGCGCCGAAGGTGGTCGCTCCCGCCGCCGCGACGGCGGCGTTGCCCGCCACACCAGCGGTGACGGTGCCGCCCGAGGGGTCGGGCGCGTCCATCGCCTCGTCGGGGGCGATCTCGTCGGCGCCATGGCTGCGCAACTCGCGGAACATCTTCCAGCACACCCAGAGCAGCAGGACGCCGCCCGCCAGGGTCAGGCCGATGATGGCGAGGAGCTGGGTGGTGATCAGGGCGAAGAACACGCGCAGCCCCATGGCGGCGGCGATCCCCCAGAAGATGACCTTGCGGCGCTGGGCCAGCGGCACCGCCGCGGCGGCCATACCGACCACGATGGCGTTGTCGCCGGCCAGAACGAGGTCGATGGCGATGACTTGGAGCAGCGCGGCGAGCGCTTCGGCTGTGAACAGATCGGTCATGCGGTGCCTTCCTCTAGCATAGTGCAAGAGAGCAGCACCCACGGGCGGGACCAGGCACAGGGCAGAAACGCTGCCGGCAGGGGCGGGCGGGTGGGGGCCACTCTGAATGTCTCCAGTCCGACATCACAGTTCAGGGAACTGTCAGAGGGGCCCGGCCTGGTAAGCCGGTCTTTATACCAAAGCACCCGATACCACAACTTCGCTTTCGCCGGGGCGGCCATGCGATCCTGTGTGGGGTGGGGCGGCACGCCCTTGGACGTGGGCGTGCCGCTCGGCCCGGTCAGAGAGGCAGGCTGCCGATCGGCGTGCCGTCCGCCGCCTCGATGGACAGGGAGGTCCAGCGCGGCGCCCGCCCGCCGCTGCGGCTCACCGACAGCGCGGCCGCGTCCGTGCCGGTGATGGTCAGCAGGCAGACGGACTCGTCGCGGCACACGCTTTCCCCGTCGTCGTCGAACAGGGTCAGCGGGGCGTAGCCCTCCGGACCGGGGAAGCAGCGGACGGTCAGCGGACCCTCGGCCCAGGACGGGGCGGGGCCGAGCGGCAGCAGCGTGCCGGCCCGGACGAAGGCCGGGGACACGCCCAGCGGCGCCGCCACGGTGACTCGCCCGCCGCCGTCGTAACGCTTGCCGTCGCGCAGATCGTACCAGCCGCCGGGCACCGCCGGCAGCCAGACCTCCAGCTCCGTCCGGCCGGGGTCGAGAACCGGCGCGACCAACAGCCGGTCGCCGACCATGGTGCTGTCCTCCTCCTCATAGGCAGCGGGCTGGTCGGGGAAGTCGTAGAACAGCGGCCGCATCACCGGCTCGTGGTCGCGGTGCGCCCGCCACAGCAGCGTGTAGAGCAGCGGCACCAGCCGCTCCCGCCAGTCCAGCGCGGCCTTCACCTGGGGCAGCAGCTCCGGGTAGGTCCAGGGCTCGGTGACGCTGCCGTCGTCGTTCCAGGAATGGATGGTGAAGCGCGGCCACCAGACCGCCTGCTCGATCCAGCGCATCAGCAGCTCCGGCTCCGGCCGGGGACCGGCGAAGCCGCCGACGTCGTGGCCGTAGTCGAACAGGCCCGACAGGCTGAAGCCGTGCCCCATGCGCAGGTTCCAGCGCAGCGTCTTCCAGCTCGTCCGGTTGTCGCCCGACCAGGTCTGCACATAGCGTTGGAGGCCCGGCCCGCCGGAGCGCGAGATCAGGTAGGGGCGCTTGTCCGGCGCGTGGGCCACCTGGGCCAGATGCGAGGCGCGGATCATCAGGTGCGTCTGCACCGG
This genomic window from Azospirillum brasilense contains:
- a CDS encoding RidA family protein, which produces MIKRVEKTKIMHRVVVSNGIAFLGGIIADDVSVGMQEQTAQICKKLDAVLAMAGTDKTKLLSAQLFITDMKAKDAMNAAWLEWLNGDDLPARATIGVADLGDPSILIEVVVTAAV
- a CDS encoding TerC family protein, yielding MTDLFTAEALAALLQVIAIDLVLAGDNAIVVGMAAAAVPLAQRRKVIFWGIAAAMGLRVFFALITTQLLAIIGLTLAGGVLLLWVCWKMFRELRSHGADEIAPDEAMDAPDPSGGTVTAGVAGNAAVAAAGATTFGAAIWQIVVADVSMSLDNVLAVAGAAKEHPTILVIGLVLSVVLMGAAANMIAHVLHKHRWIGWVGLAIISYVALDMIWRGSNEVLRHMA